CGAGGTAGAGAAAACCGACAATCTGATCCTGCTCGCGGCATTCAAACGCCTCGCGCACCAGAGCGTTGTCGGTAAACGGCCCGCTGCGCCAGATGCCGTTAAAGCCCTGGGCGAGCGCCGCCATCTGCATCGCCATCACCGCGCAACCTGCGCTGACCACCTGCTCCCAGCGCGGCACTTTGTGGTGTTCTTCGCAATGCGCCACCACGGTGATGATAAGCGGCGCGCGGAACGGCGCGTTGCGGGCTTTGTCGATGGCCTTCTCATCCTGACCGTCAGCGATGGCGGCTTTCTCCAGCAGCGCGCTGAAACGCTCGCGCCCTTCGCCTTCAATGATAAAGAAACGCCACGGCTGCAGTGTGCCGTGATCCGGCGCGCGCAGGCCCGCCCGCAGAATATTTTCCAGCGCGTCGCCCGCTGGGGCAGGCTCAGCGAGACGTGAGGCGCTGCGGCGGTTGACCAGCATATCTAATGCATCCATCTCAACTCTCCTTTGATGATTTTTACTCATAAAATTAACACAGCGGTATGTTTTGTTACACCCTGCCCGCGTTTCCTGCTGACAAGCCCGCCCGTGGTATTTACACTTTGTCGGCGTCCCGCCTGTAGCGGGAGGTTACGGGGTTCCCCGTTATTCACGGATTAGGGAGAGTAAATGCGTACCCTTTGGCGAATTATTGCCGGATTCTTTAAGTGGACCTGGCGCCTGCTCAATATCATCAGAGAGCTGGTGATGAATCTGCTGTTTCTCCTGCTGGTGCTGGTGTGCGTCGGCGTCTGGATGCAGTTTAACAGCGGCCCGTCTGAGCCCGGACGCGGCGCGCTGCTGCTTGATATCAGCGGCGTGGTAGTGGATAAACCGTCGGTCAATAATAAGCTTGGCGCGCTGGGCCGTCAGCTCTTTGGCGCAAGCTCCGACCGCTTACAGGAAAATTCGCTGTTTGATATCGTCAATGCGATTCGCCAGGCGAAGGACGATCGCAATATCACCGGCATCGTGCTGGATCTGAAAGATTTCGCCGGCGCCGATCAGCCGTCGATGCAGTATATCGGCAAGGCGCTGCGCGAATTCCGCGACGCCGGCAAACCGGTGTACGCCATCGGCGAAAGCTACAGCCAGGGCCAGTATTACCTCGCGAGCTTCGCCAATAAGATTTGGCTCTCGCCGCAGGGCACCGTCGATCTGCACGGCTTCGCCACCAATGGCCTCTACTACAAATCACTGCTCGATAAGCTGAAAGTGACCACGCATGTGTTCCGCGTCGGCACCTATAAATCCGCCGTCGAGCCGTTTATCCGCGACGATATGTCGCCCGCCGCCCGTGAAGCCGACAGCCGCTGGATTGGCGAACTGTGGCAGAACTACCTCGGCACGATCGCGGCTAACCGTCAGGTACCGGCAAGCCAGATCTTCCCTGGCGCTCAGGCGATGATCGCGGGTCTTGAAGCCGCAGGCGGCGATACCGCGAAATACGCGCTCGACAATAAGCTGGTGGATGAACTGGCGAGCAGCGCGGCCATCGACAAAGCGCTGGTGAAACAGTTTGGCTGGAGCGACAAGGATAAAGATTTCCGCGCCGTCAGTATTTACGACTACCCGGTGAACAAGCCGTCCGAACAGGGCGAGAGCATTGCCGTGGTGTTCGCTAATGGCGCCATCATGGATGGCGAAGAGACGCCGGGGAACGTCGGCGGTGATACCACTGCCGCGCAGATCCGCGACGCGCGTCTGGATCCGAAAGTGAAAGCCATTGTGCTGCGGGTGAACAGCCCGGGCGGCAGCGTGACGGCTTCAGAAACCATCCGCCAGGAGCTGGCGGCGGCGAAAGAAGCCGGTAAACCGGTGGTGGTGTCGATGGGCGGCATGGCGGCGTCCGGCGGTTACTGGATCTCCACACCCGCTAACTACATCGTTGCGAACCCCAGCACGCTCACCGGCTCTATCGGTATCTTTGGTGTTATCAACACGATGGAAAACAGCCTGGATGCGATTGGCGTGCATACCGACGGCGTGGCGACCTCGCCGCTCGCCGATGTGTCGGTGACCAAAGCGCTGCCGCCGGAAGTGCAAAAGCTGATGCAGTTAACCATCGAAAACGGTTATCAGCGCTTTATCGGCCTGGTGGCGCAGTCGCGTAACAAAACCCCGCAGCAGATTGACCAGATTGCGCAGGGCCACGTCTGGACGGGTGAAGACGCGAAGCAAAACGGTTTGGTGGACAGCCTTGGCGATTTCGACGACGCCGTGAAGAAAGCCGCCGAGCTTGCGAAGCTGAAATCCTGGCATCTCGATTTCTATCAGGATGAGCCTGGCTTTATCGATATGGTGATTGCCAACCTGACCGGCTCGGTGCACGCGATGCTGCCGCAGGCGCTTCAGGCCTGGCTGCCTGCGCCGGTGGCAGATGCGGCGCTGGCGGCGAAGAAGGAAGGCGATAAGCTCGCGGCCTTTAACGATCCGCAGAACCGTTACGCTTTCTGCCTCACCTGCGGCGACGTGCGCTAACGCGTCAGCGTCGACCCTGTCACAGCCCGGCCAGCGCCGGGCTGATTTTTTTGCGCAGCACCTCTATACTGCGCGGGTTTATGCACAACGAAAGCTGACCTATGCAAAAGAAATCGATTTACGTTGCCTATACCGGCGGCACCATCGGTATGCAACGCTCCGAACACGGCTACATTCCCGTCTCCGGCCATCTCCAGCAGCAGCTCGCCCAGATGCCGGAGTTTCACCGCCCCGAAATGCCGGATTT
The genomic region above belongs to Cronobacter malonaticus LMG 23826 and contains:
- a CDS encoding NAD(P)H nitroreductase; amino-acid sequence: MDALDMLVNRRSASRLAEPAPAGDALENILRAGLRAPDHGTLQPWRFFIIEGEGRERFSALLEKAAIADGQDEKAIDKARNAPFRAPLIITVVAHCEEHHKVPRWEQVVSAGCAVMAMQMAALAQGFNGIWRSGPFTDNALVREAFECREQDQIVGFLYLGTPQLKASTTINLPDTAPFVRHF
- the sppA gene encoding signal peptide peptidase SppA, encoding MRTLWRIIAGFFKWTWRLLNIIRELVMNLLFLLLVLVCVGVWMQFNSGPSEPGRGALLLDISGVVVDKPSVNNKLGALGRQLFGASSDRLQENSLFDIVNAIRQAKDDRNITGIVLDLKDFAGADQPSMQYIGKALREFRDAGKPVYAIGESYSQGQYYLASFANKIWLSPQGTVDLHGFATNGLYYKSLLDKLKVTTHVFRVGTYKSAVEPFIRDDMSPAAREADSRWIGELWQNYLGTIAANRQVPASQIFPGAQAMIAGLEAAGGDTAKYALDNKLVDELASSAAIDKALVKQFGWSDKDKDFRAVSIYDYPVNKPSEQGESIAVVFANGAIMDGEETPGNVGGDTTAAQIRDARLDPKVKAIVLRVNSPGGSVTASETIRQELAAAKEAGKPVVVSMGGMAASGGYWISTPANYIVANPSTLTGSIGIFGVINTMENSLDAIGVHTDGVATSPLADVSVTKALPPEVQKLMQLTIENGYQRFIGLVAQSRNKTPQQIDQIAQGHVWTGEDAKQNGLVDSLGDFDDAVKKAAELAKLKSWHLDFYQDEPGFIDMVIANLTGSVHAMLPQALQAWLPAPVADAALAAKKEGDKLAAFNDPQNRYAFCLTCGDVR